A genomic window from Schistocerca gregaria isolate iqSchGreg1 unplaced genomic scaffold, iqSchGreg1.2 ptg000818l, whole genome shotgun sequence includes:
- the LOC126322544 gene encoding leucine-rich repeat protein lrrA-like — MGQNLSTQLRSKKSRKLLNLDLSNRNLEEIPSTIGNLVSCINLDLEGNNLVSLPDETCLLTSLKVLNAKKNKLSSLPTNIGDLERLEELYLQENNLFRYPLPPSIGKLSNLSKLYLSFNHLEELPPEIKTLSSLSILDLSDNNFKHLPKEFCDLTSLEICNLSNNKLQSLPPGIGVLTRLDTLNLTKNSLSVIPDDIGKCKHLVYFNVSFNSLKKIPDTITNLTNLTEFNVSDNPHLSDLPTLETFVNLSYLGISNLKITTIHGLQNLKNLVEFDFRDSPLFNHLPQSLYTLTSLQYLDIHNRKMSEIEQGIGNLVSLKTLDLRQNELGTKSIPQEIGRLKLLEKLFLGQNHLTEIDPVFGDLTSLVYLDLSNNSIQELPETIRNLVNLKRLNLSGNQLTRIPKGVGNLTSLTQLDLKNNQIGVLPDELGCLTNLAKFDCSHNLLYELPYKLGDLAGTLQQFNYDHNPFVLPPKDVLSKDAYTVLKWLKDNAKTKKKVTGLTIK, encoded by the exons GACTTGAGCAACCGAAATTTAGAAGAAATACCAAGTACTATTGGAAACTTGGTATCATGCATAAATTTAGATTTAGAAGGAAATAACTTGGTTAGTCTGCCAGACGAAACATGCTTGTTAACATCGCTAAAGGTCTTGAATGCCAAAAAAAATAAGTTGAGTTCACTTCCTACTAACATAGGTGACTTAGAACGACTGGAAGAACTATATTTGCAAGAGAATAACTTGTTTCGTTATCCTTTACCACCGTCTATCGGCAAATTAAGCAACTTATCAAAACTGTACTTATCTTTCAATCATTTGGAAGAGCTTCCCCCAGAAATCAAAACTCTAAGTTCATTGTCTATATTGGATTTGAGCGACAATAATTTCAAACACCTACCTAAAGAGTTCTGCGATCTGACATCATTAGAAATCTGTAATTTAAGCAACAACAAGCTTCAATCTTTACCCCCTGGCATCGGTGTGCTCACTAGACTAGACACTTTAAATCTTACCAAAAACAGCCTATCGGTTATCCCAGATGATATTGGAAAATGCAAACATTTGGTTTACTTCAACGTTAGCTTCAATTCTTTAAAAAAGATTCCTGATACTATCACTAATTTGACTAACTTAACTGAATTTAACGTTTCTGACAACCCGCACTTATCTGATTTACCCACCCTGGAAACTTTCGTTAACTTGTCTTATTTGGGAATCAGCAATTTAAAA ATTACGACTATACATGGCTTGCAGAATTTGAAAAACTTGGTAGAGTTTGATTTTCGTGATAGCCCTTTATTCAATCATCTTCCTCAAAGTTTGTATACTCTCACAAGCCTTCAATACCTGGACATCCACAACAGAAAAATGTCGGAGATAGAACAAGGTATAGGTAATCTGGTATCACTAAAAACTTTGGATCTTCGGCAGAACGAGTTAGGAACAAAATCTATACCACAAGAAATAGGTCGGTTAAAATTGTTGGAAAAACTTTTCTTGGGCCAGAATCACCTAACCGAAATCGATCCAGTATTCGGGGATCTGACATCGTTAGTTTACCTTGATTTAAGTAATAACTCGATTCAAGAACTGCCTGAGACTATCAGAAATCTAGTTAACCTGAAGAGGCTTAATTTAAGCGGAAACCAACTGACGAGAATACCAAAAGGGGTTGGAAATTTGACGTCATTAACTCAATTAGATTTGAAAAATAACCAAATAGGCGTTCTTCCTGATGAATTAGGTTGCTTGACTAATCTAGCAAAGTTTGATTGTTCTCACAATCTACTCTACGAATTGCCCTACAAGCTAGGAGATTTGGCTGGCACACTTCAGCAATTTAACTATGACCATAACCCCTTTGTTTTACCACCAAAAGATGTTCTTTCTAAGGATGCTTACACCGTTCTCAAATGGCTTAAAGACAATGCAAAGACAAAGAAGAAAGTCACTGGATTAACAATCAAATAA
- the LOC126322528 gene encoding uncharacterized protein LOC126322528 has protein sequence MGDDASLSNWVTDQLYNILGYAEGSMVSYMIHLGRRTSSSYEFESVMLNELDGLCSVPEKVRQFARELYEKIGKSSFGLSEAQSSSQISSPSKTAVFTLGEEAVPGENEDAVSSTLFKKEVAGKKERYLRKRNISQMLNDDEDIEETAYEKDQREKKEYEERLKKKDELQTKKWAVETSNDELKANQEKEELTQDKEKDQSSDKGNASEPLLDATASISRSRVLSRRAYLEERSEKKLLESERVLKAEDELFRSQSLTVTEKRLHELDMEILQFSKQRMRTLDQTYEQMQGLSYQVPTHQLLTEDGKLDLKKREEYFKTSFSASTDPSRPRRWAVDREMRDNTNEGYMKAEGQIWEEEQMKKASYFASTDTKQGSSTARSKYDLVFDPIDFSAQEQLPGYNYRGKDANLTKMDIKRSTDQESGTVNAEWQSLRRVRESLPVFAFRDQILRAIDSYQILVVVGETGSGKTTQLPQYLYEAGYHLRGKIGCTQPRRVAAMSVAVRVAKEMNVRLGEEVGYSIRFEDATSDQTKIKYMTDGMLLREFLTEPDLSSYSVMIIDEAHERTLNTDVLFGLLKDIARFRPELKLIVSSATLDAQKFSDYFDYAPVFKIPGRRFPVDICYTKAPESDYVDAAVTTVLQIHWTQPLGPLKNQGEEDTSKNDQNILDRSNLSTRNSNQPPGGDILVFLTGQEEVDTACELLEQRLRVLPASLPELIICKIYASLPSEQQARIFDPTPLNARKVIFATNIAETSVTIDGISYVIDSGFCKQNTFNPRSGMHSLTVTPISRASAQQRAGRAGRTGPGICFRLFTKYAFENELEDSTIPEIQRTNLCNVVLLLKSLGIHDLVHFDFMDRPPAETLMRALEQLYALGALNDRGELTKLGRRMAELPLDPMLSKMILQSEKYGCSDEMITLSAMLSVGANNLFYRPKDKALHADHAHHALHQPSGDHLTLIYIYKEWVDTGYSNQWCYENFIQYKTLKKVRDVREQLVALMDRVEISFSSNSEDTECLRKCILSGYFYHSAQLQKNGSYQTWKTRQQIYLHPTSSLFQSEKPFNWIVYHELVFTTKEFAKIVSQIQPNWLLEIAPHYFSQLKQIISHDAAKRIKTKGKSQLMVC, from the exons atggGTGATGATGCATCCTTATCTAATTGGGTCACAGACCAATTATATAATATACTTGGCTATGCGGAAGGTTCAATGGTTTCATATATGATCCATTTAG GTCGTCGCACATCAAGCTCATATGAGTTTGAATCTGTTATGTTGAACGAGTTAGATGGCTTGTGTAGTGTACCAGAAAAAGTGAGACAATTTGCCCGAGAGCTATATGAAAAAATAGGTAAATCTAGCTTTGGCCTATCAGAAGCGCAGAGCAGTAGCCAAATATCCAGTCCTTCGAAGACAGCTGTTTTTACACTGGGAGAGGAAGCGGTACCAGGTGAGAATGAAGATGCAGTGAGCAGCACGCTTTTCAAAAAAGAAGTAGCAGGTAAGAAAGAACGTTATCTAAGAAAGAGGAACATATCTCAAATgctgaatgatgatgaagatatagAAGAAACTGCATACGAAAAGGATCAGAGAGAAAAGAAGGAATACGAGGAGAGACTGAAGAAAAAGGATGAGCTTCAGACAAAAAAATGGGCTGTAGAAACGAGCAACGATGAGTTGAAGGCGAACCAAGAGAAGGAAGAACTGACACAGGACAAAGAGAAAGATCAATCTTCTGATAAGGGTAATGCTTCAGAACCATTATTGGATGCAACGGCATCTATATCTAGAAGTCGAGTGCTATCGCGCCGCGCGTATTTAGAGGAGCGTAGTGAGAAAAAGCTGTTAGAGTCAGAAAGGGTTTTAAAGGCAGAGGATGAATTGTTTCGTTCACAGTCTTTGACAGTGACTGAGAAAAGGCTGCATGAATTGGATAtggaaattcttcagttttctaAGCAACGTATGCGAACTTTAGATCAGACATATGAGCAGATGCAGGGTCTGTCTTACCAAGTGCCGACACATCAATTATTGACCGAGGATGGAAAACTGGATCTGAAGAAACGAGAAGAGTACTTTAAAACGTCATTTTCAGCATCTACCGATCCATCAAGGCCAAGGCGATGGGCTGTGGATAGAGAAATGAGAGACAACACAAATGAGGGATATATGAAAGCTGAAGGACAGATATGGGAAGAAGAGCAGATGAAAAAAGCTAGCTACTTTGCATCAACAGACACAAAACAGGGGTCGTCGACAGCGCGTTCCAAGTATGATCTAGTCTTCGATCCTATTGACTTTTCTGCTCAGGAACAACTTCCAGGGTATAATTACAGAGGAAAAGATGCAAATTTGACCAAAATGGATATCAAGAGGAGTACAGATCAGGAAAGTGGAACGGTGAATGCGGAATGGCAGTCTCTGCGCCGAGTTCGCGAGTCGTTGCCAGTATTTGCCTTTAGGGATCAAATTTTACGGGCAATCGATTCCTATCAAATTCTGGTGGTGGTTGGAGAGACAGGAAGTGGAAAAACGACTCAGCTGCCTCAATACTTGTATGAAGCTGGCTATCACCTCCGTGGCAAAATAGGGTGTACTCAACCACGCCGTGTTGCAGCGATGAGTGTGGCAGTACGCGTGGCAAAAGAAATGAACGTGAGACTTGGTGAGGAAGTAGGATATAGCATTCGTTTTGAAGATGCGACAAGTGACCAAACAAAAATCAAGTACATGACAGATGGTATGCTGCTACGAGAATTTTTGACCGAACCAGATTTATCGAGTTATTCTGTGATGATTATCGATGAAGCTCACGAAAGAACACTGAATACGGACGTCTTGTTTGGCCTATTGAAGGACATTGCACGATTTCGTCCTGAACTTAAACTCATAGTTTCATCTGCGACTCTGGATGCGCAGAAGTTTAGTGACTATTTTGATTATGCACCTGTTTTTAAAATTCCAGGACGTAGGTTCCCAGTAGACATTTGCTATACTAAGGCACCCGAGTCTGACTATGTAGATGCCGCAGTAACAACGGTATTGCAGATTCATTGGACACAACCCCTTGGGCCCTTGAAAAATCAAGGTGAAGAAGACACTTCTAAAAATGACCAAAACATATTAGATCGCTCTAATTTGTCTACTCGTAATTCAAACCAGCCCCCGGGAGGTGATATTTTGGTTTTCTTAACAGGTCAAGAGGAGGTAGATACGGCATGCGAACTGCTTGAACAGCGGTTACGCGTGCTTCCAGCGTCCCTACCAGAATTGATTATTTGCAAAATTTATGCCTCTCTCCCATCTGAGCAACAGGCACGTATTTTTGACCCTACGCCCCTAAATGCGCGGAAAGTAATTTTTGCTACGAATATTGCTGAAACTTCGGTGACGATAGATGGCATTTCGTACGTTATCGACTCTGGATTTTGTAAGCAAAATACGTTTAATCCACGTTCTGGTATGCATAGCTTGACAGTAACTCCTATTAGTCGTGCAAGTGCCCAGCAACGGGCAGGGCGAGCAGGTCGCACTGGTCCTGGTATATGCTTTCGACTTTTTACCAAGTATGCATTCGAAAATGAATTAGAAGACTCCACCATTCCAGAAATTCAACGAACCAATTTATGTAATGTTGTGTTACTTCTAAAATCTCTTGGCATTCACGACCTAGTTCACTTTGACTTTATGGATAGGCCTCCTGCTGAAACTCTTATGCGGGCTTTAGAACAACTCTATGCATTAGGTGCTCTCAACGATCGAGGCGAGCTTACTAaacttggtcgtcgaatggcggaACTACCTCTTGATCCTATGCTATCCAAAATGATCCTTCAATCCGAAAAGTATGGTTGTAGTGACGAGATGATCACTTTAAGTGCTATGCTCAGCGTCGGCGCCAATAACTTATTTTATCGCCCTAAGGACAAAGCCCTTCATGCAGATCATGCCCATCATGCTCTCCATCAACCCAGTGGCGACCACTTGACCCTGATCTATATTTACAAAGAGTGGGTAGATACCGGCTATAGCAATCAGTGGTGTTATGAAAACTTTATTCAGTATAAAACACTTAAAAAGGTTCGTGATGTTCGTGAGCAGCTTGTTGCACTCATGGATCGCGTCGAAATCTCTTTCAGTTCCAATTCTGAGGACACCGAATGTTTGAGAAAATGTATCTTATCTGGGTACTTTTACCATAGTGCTCAGCTTCAAAAAAATGGAAGCTATCAAACTTGGAAGACCCGTCAACAAATTTACCTTCATCCTACCAGCTCTTTGTTTCAATCTGAAAAGCCTTTTAATTGGATTGTTTATCATGAACTCGTATTTACTACCAAAGAGTTTGCCAAAATAGTTAGTCAAATCCAACCAAATTGGCTTCTTGAAATTGCACCTCATTATTTTTCTCAGCTCAAGCAAATCATTTCGCATGATGCTGCCAAACGAATCAAAACCAAGGGGAAATCTCAGCTGATggtgtgctga
- the LOC126322596 gene encoding brix domain-containing protein ZK795.3-like → MIRRNTRLRREYLYRKSLIGLERDQYLKKKAISDALNKGQPLSKDLRKDAASILDEMEYEGDVKEAMNPPTDASDRFPKVSDTSLAMDSEYALAGISDPQVLITTSLKPSSKLLTFAKELKLVIPNSVRINRGNHPLKELVEACRQHQATDLILVHETRGNPDGLIICHMPYGPTCYFSLFNVIQRHDIDNVAPMSLQTPHLIFDQFETKLGQRVTTILKHLFPPAKDDSTRVITFANHNDFISFRHHIWKKSGKDIQLIEVGPRFELQLYHIKLGTLEMKDAESEWVWRPYINTARKTNVL, encoded by the exons ATG ATTCGTAGAAATACGCGTTTGAGAAGagaatatctttatagaaaaagtTTAATTGGCTTAGAGCGAGATCAATATCTTAAAAAGAAAGCAATTAGCGATGCTCTGAATAAAGGTCAACCTCTTTCGAAGGATTTACGTAAAGATGCCGCTTCAATTTTAGATGAAATGGAATATGAAGGCGATGTCAAGGAGGCCATGAATCCTCCAACAGACGCTTCAGACAGATTTCCGAAAGTTAGTGATACCTCCCTAGCAATGGATAGTGAATATGCACTAGCTGGTATTTCCGACCCACAAGTTTTGATCACAACAAGCCTGAAACCATCCTCTAAGCTATTGACATTTGCTAAAGAACTCAAACTTGTTATTCCTAATAGTGTTCGCATCAACCGTGGCAATCATCCATTAAAGGAGCTTGTAGAGGCCTGTAGACAACATCAAGCTACAGATTTAATTTTAGTTCATGAAACTCGTGGCAACCCAGATGGCCTAATTATTTGCCACATGCCCTATGGACCAACCTGCTATTTTTCATTATTCAACGTAATACAACGCCATGACATTGACAACGTTGCACCTATGAGTCTCCAGACACCTCACTTAATTTTTGATCAATTTGAGACTAAGTTAGGCCAACGCGTCACAACCATCTTAAAGCATTTATTTCCACCTGCCAAAGATGATAGCACTCGTGTCATCACTTTTGCTAATCACAATGACTTTATATCTTTTCGACAccatatttggaagaaaagcggaaaGGATATTCAACTAATTGAAGTTGGACCTCGATTCGAGCTGCAATTGTATCATATCAAGCTAGGTACACTAGAAATGAAAGATGCCGAAAGTGAATGGGTTTGGAGGCCTTATATAAACACAGCTAGAAAAACGAATGTCTTGTAG